In one window of Haloimpatiens sp. FM7315 DNA:
- a CDS encoding cobaltochelatase subunit CobN, producing MFRIVFLTTMYDSNYIINKVIRKLQNEYENIFDFKSYSTYYMDKDPEILKKVFKNISKCDLVCYFAHGGVNNFRNFPNMMTKFGDEKFFFMHSGMEDEAKLLMNKSNMTELVYKGMLRYLINDGEENIENLIKFAANKLANIKIQYGKLAYPKWEGIYYNNEVLSEDKEKEFLEKLYCDNKPIVGVLFYGSYVHKNNLKHIDRTIKEVESQGLNVLPVFTHTGKDDSIGANGINWSFDNLLTYKGRLLPETIINYIGMSTSILSSPTDGNKVVLRSIFEKLDLPVIQAIVTFQTYDQWENSIQGLDSMSLTGNVYYPEFDGQIISVTTTYTEFDSDEYGDRMVYKPIPERINKVVRLAKNWIRLRRTKPEDRKVAIIFHNMPPRNDMIGCAFGLDTPASVFNIIEDLKKEGIKLDYDFKNGDEIIGKIIEGVSNDKRWLTPDKALKKSIDIVNKNKYEKWFLQLDNKVKGEMERDWGKAPGEFMVYNDKTPIPGILNGNVFIGLQPSRGYIEKAEESYHSTDLVPPHQYYGFYKWIKEEFKAHVIAHIGTHGTLEWLPGKEVGLSSKCYPDIMIDDLPHLYPYSINITGEGMQVKRRSNGVILSHLIASMTLSEGYDDIAKLDNLIKQHYEAMTMDKGKIPIIKEKIIKVCLQNKYDIDLKIDKNYMENNYKDFLNKLYGYIEELKGI from the coding sequence ATGTTTAGAATAGTTTTTTTAACCACTATGTACGATTCAAATTACATAATAAATAAGGTAATTAGAAAACTACAAAATGAATATGAAAATATTTTTGATTTTAAAAGCTACTCTACATATTATATGGATAAAGATCCTGAAATTTTAAAGAAGGTTTTTAAAAATATAAGTAAATGTGATTTAGTATGTTATTTTGCTCATGGTGGAGTAAATAATTTTAGAAATTTTCCAAATATGATGACTAAATTTGGAGATGAAAAGTTTTTCTTTATGCACTCTGGCATGGAAGATGAAGCAAAATTGCTTATGAATAAATCTAATATGACAGAGCTTGTATATAAGGGAATGCTTAGGTACCTCATTAACGATGGAGAAGAAAATATAGAAAATTTAATAAAATTTGCTGCAAATAAATTGGCAAATATAAAAATTCAATATGGAAAGCTGGCTTATCCAAAATGGGAGGGGATTTATTATAATAATGAAGTTCTAAGTGAAGATAAAGAAAAAGAATTCTTAGAAAAATTATACTGTGATAATAAACCAATTGTTGGAGTTTTATTTTATGGAAGTTATGTACATAAAAATAATTTAAAGCATATTGATAGGACTATTAAAGAAGTGGAAAGTCAAGGACTAAATGTACTACCTGTGTTTACTCATACTGGTAAAGATGATTCCATTGGGGCAAACGGTATAAATTGGAGTTTTGATAATTTATTAACCTATAAAGGAAGGTTACTACCTGAAACTATCATTAATTATATAGGTATGTCTACAAGTATTTTATCTAGTCCAACAGATGGAAATAAAGTAGTTTTAAGAAGTATATTTGAAAAACTAGACTTACCTGTAATTCAGGCTATAGTTACATTTCAAACTTATGATCAGTGGGAAAATAGCATTCAGGGTTTGGATTCCATGTCCCTTACTGGTAATGTGTATTATCCAGAATTTGATGGACAAATAATTAGTGTAACAACTACTTATACTGAATTCGATAGTGATGAATATGGGGATAGAATGGTATATAAACCTATACCTGAAAGAATAAACAAGGTAGTAAGGCTTGCAAAAAATTGGATTAGATTAAGAAGGACAAAGCCAGAAGATAGAAAAGTTGCCATAATTTTTCATAATATGCCACCTAGAAATGATATGATAGGTTGTGCTTTTGGTTTAGATACTCCAGCTTCTGTTTTTAATATTATTGAAGATTTAAAAAAAGAAGGAATTAAATTAGATTATGATTTTAAAAATGGTGATGAAATAATAGGTAAAATTATAGAAGGGGTTTCAAATGATAAAAGGTGGTTGACTCCAGATAAGGCTTTAAAAAAATCTATAGATATAGTAAATAAAAATAAATACGAAAAATGGTTTCTACAATTAGACAATAAGGTTAAAGGGGAAATGGAAAGAGACTGGGGGAAAGCACCTGGTGAATTTATGGTTTATAATGACAAAACACCTATTCCTGGAATATTAAACGGAAATGTATTTATAGGATTACAACCTTCAAGAGGATATATAGAAAAAGCAGAGGAATCCTATCATAGTACTGATTTAGTACCTCCTCATCAATATTATGGATTTTATAAATGGATAAAAGAAGAATTTAAAGCTCATGTAATTGCCCATATAGGAACTCATGGAACTTTAGAATGGCTTCCTGGTAAAGAAGTTGGTTTAAGCTCAAAATGTTATCCGGATATTATGATAGATGATTTACCTCATCTATATCCTTATAGCATAAATATAACTGGAGAAGGTATGCAGGTTAAAAGAAGATCTAATGGAGTTATCTTATCTCATCTTATAGCATCTATGACTTTAAGCGAAGGTTATGATGATATTGCAAAATTAGATAATCTTATAAAACAGCACTATGAAGCCATGACCATGGATAAAGGTAAAATTCCTATTATTAAAGAGAAAATAATTAAAGTATGTTTACAAAACAAATATGATATAGATTTGAAAATAGATAAAAATTATATGGAAAACAATTATAAAGATTTTTTGAACAAGCTATATGGATATATAGAAGAGCTTAAGGGAATTTGA
- a CDS encoding adenosylcobinamide amidohydrolase: MMRIYKLTTGDEVHRYNRNVVVEFKGKRAVLSTSPFNGGYMENLQCVFNHDGNVRAGVPCKMKAPTYEEHMKIIAREIGLDPENCAGLSTAANMENVSIKTDSFDDFSVTAIVTGGIEVNGGRVGDIASFHEKQGKALCLKEGTINIILVVNANLPAPTMVRALVTCTEAKTAAIEELMLPSKYSRGIATGSGTDGTIIVCNKESKVKLTNAGKHSKLGEYIGKTVKKAVKEALYLQTGVCPEVQYSMLRRMGRFGINSELLWEKYNSLYETHLKGKNKLTVLEFMHNLDTFDKNSKFVLASSIYAHLIDEFDWDILKSEDIVYECSKLLKNLREDFIEEKSSEKAHEIINYSDLNKEEVIETLIDSFQGTIAFITGSEKYV, translated from the coding sequence ATGATGAGGATTTACAAACTAACTACTGGGGATGAAGTTCATAGATACAATAGAAATGTGGTAGTAGAGTTTAAAGGTAAAAGAGCAGTTTTAAGTACATCTCCTTTTAATGGAGGTTACATGGAAAATTTACAGTGTGTGTTTAATCATGACGGCAATGTTAGAGCTGGAGTTCCCTGTAAGATGAAGGCTCCAACTTATGAGGAGCACATGAAAATAATAGCAAGGGAAATTGGTCTCGATCCAGAAAACTGTGCTGGCTTATCAACTGCAGCGAATATGGAAAATGTGTCTATAAAAACTGATAGCTTTGATGATTTTTCGGTAACAGCAATAGTTACTGGAGGGATAGAGGTTAATGGAGGGAGAGTAGGAGATATAGCTTCTTTTCATGAAAAACAAGGTAAAGCACTTTGCCTAAAAGAAGGGACAATAAATATTATCCTTGTAGTTAATGCAAATTTACCAGCTCCTACTATGGTAAGAGCACTAGTAACTTGTACAGAAGCAAAAACAGCAGCTATAGAAGAATTAATGCTTCCAAGTAAGTATTCTAGAGGAATTGCCACTGGATCTGGAACAGATGGAACAATAATTGTTTGTAATAAAGAATCTAAGGTAAAATTAACTAATGCAGGAAAGCACTCTAAGTTAGGAGAGTACATAGGCAAAACTGTAAAAAAAGCAGTTAAAGAAGCATTGTATCTTCAAACAGGAGTATGCCCAGAAGTACAATATAGTATGCTTCGAAGGATGGGTAGATTTGGAATTAATTCTGAATTATTGTGGGAAAAATATAATTCTTTATATGAAACTCATTTGAAAGGCAAAAACAAATTAACTGTGTTAGAATTCATGCATAACTTAGATACATTTGATAAAAATTCAAAATTTGTTTTAGCATCTTCTATTTATGCTCATTTAATAGATGAATTTGATTGGGATATACTAAAAAGTGAAGATATAGTTTATGAATGTAGTAAATTATTAAAAAATTTGAGAGAGGATTTTATAGAGGAAAAATCTTCGGAAAAGGCACATGAGATTATAAATTATAGTGATTTAAATAAGGAAGAAGTTATAGAAACTTTAATAGATAGTTTCCAAGGGACAATAGCTTTTATAACGGGGAGCGAGAAATATGTTTAG
- a CDS encoding ATP-binding cassette domain-containing protein — translation MKLVNAFDLAERYFDELSDGEKQKVLVARALVQEPEIIVLDEPTSHLDIKHRLELMKILKTLSKKRI, via the coding sequence TTGAAACTTGTTAATGCTTTTGATTTAGCAGAAAGATATTTTGATGAATTAAGTGATGGTGAAAAGCAAAAGGTATTAGTTGCAAGAGCCCTAGTTCAAGAACCTGAAATAATTGTATTAGATGAGCCCACCAGTCATTTAGATATAAAGCATAGACTTGAGCTTATGAAAATTTTAAAAACCTTAAGTAAAAAAAGAATATAA
- a CDS encoding ATP-binding cassette domain-containing protein, which produces MIMLNTENLSVGYGKKVVVSNVNIKVSEGEILCLLGANGAGKTTTLRTLSGLLKPIEGKVMLKGEDLLKISKKELSKKMALVLTKRIQGSLMTVYNIVAMGRYPYTGFLEN; this is translated from the coding sequence ATGATAATGTTAAATACAGAAAATTTATCTGTAGGTTATGGTAAAAAAGTTGTTGTAAGCAATGTAAATATTAAAGTAAGTGAAGGGGAAATACTTTGTCTTTTAGGTGCAAATGGAGCAGGAAAAACCACTACTTTAAGGACTTTATCAGGACTTCTTAAACCTATAGAGGGAAAGGTTATGTTAAAGGGTGAAGATTTACTTAAGATAAGTAAAAAAGAACTTTCAAAGAAAATGGCTTTAGTTTTAACAAAAAGGATTCAAGGAAGTTTAATGACTGTGTATAACATAGTGGCTATGGGAAGGTATCCATACACAGGATTTTTGGAAAATTAA
- a CDS encoding iron chelate uptake ABC transporter family permease subunit, producing the protein MFKTADNKILVPGTIFLGGIISCLCDLICRTVLAPMELPISSITAFIGAPIVIILILRRKTSL; encoded by the coding sequence TTGTTTAAAACTGCAGATAATAAAATTTTAGTTCCAGGAACTATATTTTTAGGAGGTATTATCTCTTGTTTATGTGATTTAATATGTAGAACTGTTTTAGCTCCTATGGAACTTCCAATAAGTTCTATTACAGCATTTATAGGCGCACCTATAGTTATAATTCTAATTTTAAGGAGGAAAACTTCACTATGA
- a CDS encoding FecCD family ABC transporter permease has translation MNFIQKSKFRTKVTFILLTITIIVAFLFCIALGSVKIGLKEVIDILFEGVNGNSVNSTIIWDIRFPRAVASVIGGCALACAGLLLQIFFKNPIVEPYVLGVSSGATLCVALIMLGGFSLGFTSMSAFSMFIAAFCGALIVMVIVIIFASKVKNVVTLLVIGLMTGYICSGVTKILTIFADKEKIKGFAIWTMGSFGGFTWDQVKVLCIIGLPTLFLSLFLVKPLNAFLLGEEYARSMGVNIKFFRIAIVFIASLLAAVVTAFAGPIGFIGLAGPQISKTFV, from the coding sequence ATGAATTTTATTCAAAAATCGAAATTCAGAACAAAGGTAACCTTTATTTTGTTAACTATTACAATAATAGTAGCATTCTTATTTTGTATTGCTCTTGGCTCTGTAAAAATAGGCTTAAAAGAGGTTATAGATATATTGTTTGAAGGGGTTAATGGAAATTCTGTTAACAGTACTATTATATGGGACATTAGATTTCCAAGGGCTGTAGCTTCAGTTATAGGTGGCTGTGCTTTGGCCTGTGCAGGACTTTTACTTCAAATATTTTTTAAAAATCCTATAGTAGAACCCTACGTTCTTGGTGTTTCTTCTGGTGCTACTTTATGCGTTGCCTTAATAATGCTTGGAGGATTTTCACTTGGATTTACTAGTATGTCAGCTTTTTCTATGTTTATAGCAGCATTTTGTGGAGCTCTTATTGTAATGGTTATAGTGATTATATTTGCAAGTAAAGTAAAGAATGTAGTTACTTTATTAGTTATTGGACTTATGACAGGATATATATGTAGTGGAGTTACTAAAATATTAACAATTTTTGCTGATAAAGAAAAAATAAAAGGATTTGCTATATGGACTATGGGAAGTTTTGGAGGTTTTACTTGGGATCAGGTTAAGGTTCTTTGTATTATAGGACTTCCAACTTTATTTCTAAGTTTATTTTTAGTAAAACCTTTGAATGCTTTTTTACTAGGTGAAGAATATGCAAGAAGTATGGGGGTTAATATAAAATTTTTTAGAATTGCAATTGTTTTTATTGCAAGTTTACTTGCTGCAGTAGTTACTGCATTTGCAGGACCTATTGGATTTATTGGACTTGCAGGACCGCAGATTTCTAAGACTTTTGTTTAA
- a CDS encoding ABC transporter substrate-binding protein — translation MQKRNSNKNSYKRVFIASTTQACALRAIDELDSVVATTSKEKIWQIDEIENGLKDGKIQFIGGDNPDYEKLAALKPDLTIVYTGTSGKQDLIAKLEELKLNYVVDNEYLEEDPYGRMEWAKLIGAFYDKEKEAGAHLDKAVKKVEEVSKKVDLSKKPKIVWASAYKGVVYVPKKGSYVDKMIEMAGGENVFNSMDVGEGQISMEQLYEKAKDADIFMYSSTIAYNKDKKSVLDAAPVLKDVKPVKEGNLWVFNKDYWQSIDKTDEVIIDLMEVLHPGATGENIKHFVKLEK, via the coding sequence ATACAAAAAAGAAATAGTAATAAAAACTCCTATAAAAGAGTTTTTATAGCTTCAACTACACAGGCTTGTGCCCTTAGAGCTATAGATGAATTAGATAGTGTTGTAGCAACTACGTCAAAAGAAAAAATATGGCAAATAGATGAAATAGAAAATGGATTAAAAGATGGCAAGATACAGTTTATTGGTGGAGATAATCCAGACTATGAAAAACTAGCAGCTTTAAAACCTGATTTAACTATTGTTTATACAGGTACAAGTGGAAAACAGGATTTAATTGCTAAGCTAGAAGAGTTGAAGTTAAACTACGTAGTAGATAATGAATATTTAGAAGAAGATCCATATGGAAGAATGGAATGGGCAAAACTAATAGGTGCATTTTATGATAAAGAAAAAGAAGCAGGTGCTCATTTAGATAAAGCAGTTAAAAAAGTAGAGGAAGTATCTAAAAAAGTAGATTTAAGCAAAAAACCTAAAATAGTATGGGCTTCAGCCTATAAGGGAGTAGTATATGTTCCAAAGAAAGGTTCTTATGTTGACAAAATGATAGAAATGGCTGGAGGAGAGAACGTATTTAATAGTATGGATGTTGGAGAAGGACAAATTAGTATGGAACAATTGTACGAAAAAGCTAAAGATGCAGATATATTTATGTACTCATCAACCATTGCGTATAATAAAGATAAAAAGTCTGTACTTGATGCAGCTCCTGTATTAAAAGATGTTAAACCAGTAAAAGAAGGAAACCTATGGGTATTTAATAAGGATTATTGGCAATCAATAGATAAAACTGATGAAGTAATTATCGATTTAATGGAAGTATTACATCCAGGAGCTACTGGAGAAAACATAAAACATTTTGTTAAATTGGAAAAATAA
- a CDS encoding ABC transporter permease, translating to MSTLNSILWQEYVLFRRKFFTITSSALVAPILYCIAFGWGLNDRVKVNGGSYMSFIIPGIIALTTMTSSYNNTANSINISRIFYKTFESYMIAPITMSSYAFAKIVAGALIGMYSGFLIVLVSLIFKAKLKITLYFVSIVFINCLVFSALGFTIGVIIKSHTDMSKFSNFVITPMSFLCGTFFSLDKLPYMLSKIVKILPLSQTSIALRSKGETFEEMFIHILILMIYFILFYVIGIKKCTKAE from the coding sequence GTGAGCACATTAAATAGTATACTTTGGCAAGAGTATGTTTTATTTAGAAGAAAATTTTTTACAATAACCTCTTCTGCCTTAGTGGCACCAATACTTTATTGTATAGCTTTTGGATGGGGATTAAATGATAGAGTTAAGGTAAATGGAGGGTCTTATATGAGTTTTATTATTCCAGGTATTATTGCTTTGACAACAATGACATCTAGCTATAACAATACTGCAAATTCCATAAATATTTCAAGAATATTTTATAAAACCTTTGAATCTTATATGATAGCGCCTATTACCATGTCTTCTTATGCTTTTGCAAAGATAGTAGCTGGAGCTTTGATAGGTATGTATTCGGGATTCTTAATTGTTCTTGTAAGTTTGATTTTTAAAGCTAAGCTAAAAATAACTCTTTATTTTGTATCTATAGTTTTTATAAATTGTTTAGTTTTTTCAGCATTAGGGTTCACTATAGGAGTTATTATTAAATCCCATACAGATATGAGCAAATTTTCAAATTTTGTTATTACACCTATGTCTTTTTTATGTGGTACATTTTTTTCTTTAGATAAATTGCCATATATGTTATCAAAAATAGTTAAAATATTGCCTTTGTCACAAACTAGTATTGCCCTTAGAAGTAAAGGGGAAACATTCGAAGAGATGTTTATTCATATTTTAATATTAATGATATATTTTATATTGTTTTATGTTATAGGTATTAAAAAATGTACTAAAGCAGAGTAG
- a CDS encoding ABC transporter ATP-binding protein, with protein sequence MLGIKNLVKKYDKVLAVDNLNLEINEGEFFGLLGPNGAGKSTTIRMISTLTPPTSGRIMINDISMDRNLTEIKRKIGVVPQGINLEVEMTAFENLELHGRLYNIPKNIRRQKIKDLLNFTELYDKKDLIVKGFSGGMKRKLMIARALIHNPSLLLLDEPTVGLDATSRRKLWDMLRTLKSSGLTAILTTHYIEEAEVLCDRVGLIDKGRLINLDTPKNLISYVGNFTVEYFESKETKSKFFRTREEASEFAKSLKESVNIRPSNLEDVFIKLTTRKVDSK encoded by the coding sequence TTGCTTGGAATAAAAAATCTAGTAAAAAAATATGACAAAGTATTAGCAGTAGATAATTTAAACTTAGAAATTAATGAAGGTGAATTTTTTGGATTATTAGGTCCAAATGGAGCAGGGAAAAGCACTACTATTAGAATGATTAGTACTTTAACACCTCCAACTTCTGGGAGGATTATGATTAATGATATTTCCATGGATCGAAATCTTACAGAAATAAAAAGAAAGATTGGAGTAGTGCCTCAGGGAATAAATCTAGAGGTAGAGATGACTGCCTTTGAAAATTTAGAACTACATGGAAGATTATATAATATTCCTAAAAATATCAGAAGGCAAAAAATTAAAGATTTATTAAATTTTACGGAGCTTTATGATAAAAAAGATCTTATTGTGAAGGGATTTTCCGGAGGTATGAAAAGAAAGTTAATGATTGCAAGAGCTCTTATACACAATCCTAGCTTGCTTCTTTTAGATGAGCCAACAGTTGGATTAGATGCTACATCTAGAAGAAAATTGTGGGACATGCTAAGAACTTTAAAAAGTTCTGGGTTAACAGCTATATTAACTACACATTATATAGAAGAAGCAGAGGTACTTTGTGATAGAGTAGGATTAATTGATAAGGGAAGACTAATTAATTTAGACACCCCTAAAAATTTGATTTCTTATGTAGGAAATTTTACTGTAGAGTATTTTGAAAGTAAAGAGACTAAATCTAAATTTTTTAGAACTAGAGAAGAAGCAAGTGAATTTGCAAAGAGTCTCAAAGAAAGTGTTAATATTAGGCCCTCTAATCTGGAGGATGTATTTATAAAATTGACAACTAGAAAGGTGGATTCTAAGTGA
- a CDS encoding cobaltochelatase subunit CobN, which produces MDTFSSIENILKELKSKGYSVDSLDKDELIKLFSKGSIVNSGKYGSDMKNLIKYHNEKYKNDLQNRLDNEEILECWGEAPGTIMVNENKEFLIPGIINKNIFVGLQPSRGCNEDIEKSYHDKTMPPHYQYQAFYKWIKEEFKADAIVHVGTHGTLEFLKGKECGISGDCYSDILLEDIPHIYLYYCCNPSEATIAKRRSYANLVGYQPPVFVQSDLYGEYSKLKTLIDNYRQGLLINPTASRELLKNILLKAKNLNLPQDIEEIENELYKMKLSLIPKGLHTYGNKFTKTEALEYVKGVISYKISGVTSLESLVAEAMDKDINKLKGSKDYKTLDNIEKISEEILTYYLNNNELKKCEFINKNNKNKYIKTLKFTREIYDKSKDNYEINGLLKTLSGKYNEAKLSGDIYRNPNILPTGFNLYQFDPLKVPTENAYYRGDKICKNTIEAYRNENNRYPLSTAVILWGIETAKTQGETFCQILSYLGVKISEESNVWEPKFDIIPIKELGHPRIDVTINICGFFRDMFPNLIDNLTDIFNRIYDLDENDEENYFKANAKKIYKKLIKEGYCEKDAFDFSISRIFGPREGEYGTGITDLIDNKNWNSEREIGSLFLNNLQYVYNRNFRGREVRGLYEENLNTVDLISQIRSSNDYEIIDLDHYYEFFGGLSKSVELIKGSKVKMYIVDTTKSDLTVEKIDKSIARGVRTRLLNPKWINAMLNHKYHGGQSIYKRFKNIMGLAATTNSVDQFIYKEMYKTYVEDEKIRSELIKNNSYAYMDILEEFIEYYERGYFKAEDKEVHKIKKIYLEVEEGIEEEL; this is translated from the coding sequence TTGGATACATTTTCCTCAATAGAAAACATATTAAAAGAATTAAAATCTAAAGGGTATAGTGTGGACTCTTTGGATAAAGATGAGTTGATTAAACTATTTTCTAAAGGGAGTATTGTTAATTCAGGAAAATATGGTAGTGATATGAAAAATTTAATAAAATATCATAATGAAAAATACAAAAATGACTTACAAAATAGATTAGATAATGAGGAAATTTTAGAATGCTGGGGAGAAGCGCCAGGAACTATTATGGTAAATGAAAATAAAGAATTCCTTATCCCTGGAATTATAAATAAAAATATTTTTGTAGGACTTCAGCCTTCTCGTGGCTGTAATGAAGATATAGAAAAATCTTATCATGATAAAACAATGCCGCCACATTATCAATATCAAGCTTTTTATAAGTGGATTAAAGAAGAGTTTAAAGCTGATGCAATTGTTCATGTAGGGACTCATGGCACCTTAGAATTCTTAAAAGGTAAGGAATGCGGTATTAGTGGTGATTGCTATTCAGATATATTATTAGAAGATATACCTCATATATATTTGTATTATTGTTGTAATCCTTCTGAGGCAACTATAGCAAAGAGAAGATCTTATGCAAATCTTGTAGGTTATCAGCCTCCGGTTTTTGTTCAAAGTGATCTTTATGGAGAGTATTCAAAGCTTAAAACTCTTATTGATAATTATAGGCAAGGGCTTTTAATAAATCCTACTGCTAGTAGAGAACTTTTGAAAAATATATTATTAAAAGCTAAAAATTTAAATTTGCCTCAGGACATTGAAGAAATAGAAAATGAATTGTACAAAATGAAGTTAAGTCTTATACCTAAGGGACTTCATACTTATGGAAATAAATTTACAAAAACTGAAGCCTTGGAGTATGTAAAAGGTGTTATTAGTTATAAGATTTCTGGTGTTACATCACTTGAATCCTTAGTGGCAGAAGCTATGGATAAAGATATCAATAAGCTTAAAGGAAGCAAAGATTATAAAACTTTAGATAATATAGAGAAGATATCAGAAGAAATTTTAACTTATTATTTGAATAATAATGAGTTAAAAAAATGTGAATTTATAAACAAAAATAATAAAAATAAATACATTAAAACTTTAAAATTTACTAGAGAAATTTATGATAAATCTAAAGATAATTACGAAATCAATGGACTTTTAAAAACTCTTTCTGGGAAATACAATGAGGCAAAACTCTCTGGAGATATATATAGAAATCCTAATATATTGCCTACAGGTTTTAATTTATACCAATTTGATCCGCTAAAGGTGCCTACTGAAAATGCCTATTATAGGGGAGATAAAATTTGTAAAAATACTATAGAGGCCTATAGAAATGAAAATAATAGATATCCTTTATCTACAGCTGTGATTTTATGGGGGATTGAAACTGCTAAAACTCAAGGAGAAACTTTTTGCCAGATTTTGTCTTATTTAGGAGTGAAAATCTCTGAAGAATCTAATGTATGGGAACCTAAATTTGATATCATTCCCATAAAAGAGTTAGGACACCCTAGAATAGATGTTACTATTAATATTTGTGGATTTTTTAGGGATATGTTTCCTAATTTAATTGATAATCTTACGGACATTTTTAACAGAATTTATGATTTAGATGAAAACGATGAGGAGAATTATTTTAAAGCCAACGCAAAGAAAATTTATAAAAAACTTATTAAAGAAGGATACTGTGAAAAAGACGCTTTTGACTTTTCTATAAGTAGAATATTTGGACCAAGAGAAGGTGAATATGGAACAGGAATCACAGATTTAATTGATAATAAAAATTGGAATTCTGAAAGGGAAATAGGTAGCCTTTTTTTAAACAATCTACAATATGTCTATAATAGAAACTTTAGAGGAAGAGAAGTTAGGGGGCTTTATGAAGAAAATCTTAATACTGTAGATTTAATATCCCAAATAAGAAGTAGCAATGATTATGAAATTATAGACCTTGATCACTATTACGAATTTTTCGGAGGCCTTTCTAAGTCAGTAGAATTAATAAAAGGTAGTAAAGTTAAAATGTATATTGTAGATACTACGAAAAGTGATTTAACTGTAGAGAAAATTGATAAATCTATAGCCAGGGGAGTAAGAACTAGACTTCTTAATCCTAAATGGATTAATGCCATGCTTAATCATAAATATCATGGAGGTCAAAGCATATATAAAAGATTTAAAAACATTATGGGCCTTGCTGCTACAACAAATAGTGTAGATCAGTTTATATATAAAGAAATGTATAAAACTTATGTGGAAGATGAAAAAATAAGAAGTGAACTTATAAAAAATAATTCCTATGCTTATATGGATATACTAGAGGAATTTATAGAATATTATGAGAGAGGATATTTTAAAGCTGAAGATAAGGAGGTTCATAAAATAAAGAAAATTTATTTAGAAGTTGAAGAGGGTATAGAGGAAGAACTTTAG
- a CDS encoding cobaltochelatase subunit CobN has protein sequence MAICDPKTRKIYESFKELQKDNPFKKDRPTVVMLYYGHMYPVDTSKCVSKVKEQLEEFSNVLPIAVSGNFIKDIHKIKEIISEDTDNSIDLIINFMSFRLGAGPMGGDPKEGTDFLKEMNVPYIHPFFMTRTTCDSWKKSLQGCGSSEIMISVMLPEIDGVMESYAIGAIKDPEYNSDFHVLTCDLEIIDERLERLVSRIKRQISLRKKKTKIKR, from the coding sequence GTGGCAATTTGTGACCCTAAAACAAGAAAGATCTATGAAAGCTTTAAAGAATTACAAAAGGATAACCCTTTTAAAAAAGATAGGCCTACAGTAGTGATGCTTTATTATGGACATATGTATCCTGTAGACACATCAAAATGTGTGTCTAAGGTTAAAGAACAATTAGAAGAGTTTTCAAATGTTTTACCAATAGCGGTTTCAGGAAATTTTATAAAAGATATTCATAAAATAAAGGAAATTATTAGTGAAGATACTGATAATTCTATTGATTTAATTATAAACTTCATGTCTTTTAGATTAGGGGCAGGTCCTATGGGAGGAGATCCTAAGGAAGGAACTGATTTTTTAAAGGAAATGAATGTGCCCTATATACATCCGTTTTTCATGACAAGAACTACCTGTGATAGCTGGAAAAAATCTTTACAAGGTTGTGGTTCATCTGAAATTATGATTTCTGTTATGCTGCCAGAAATAGATGGGGTTATGGAGTCTTATGCTATTGGTGCTATAAAAGATCCTGAATATAATAGTGATTTTCATGTATTGACTTGTGATTTGGAAATAATTGATGAAAGACTTGAAAGATTAGTATCTAGAATTAAAAGGCAAATTTCTCTTAGAAAGAAAAAAACAAAGATAAAAAGATAG